The Anaerotignum propionicum DSM 1682 sequence GTCATATCCCAAGTATAGTCCAGGGTATGCTTGCAAAAAGATGGTGAACGCAGCTCAAGTGCTCCACAATTCAGCAATTCTCGTTCATCGCTGTAAACCATAGTAAATAGTACTACCCCTTAGGGAGCATATTTATTATGTATTGATATTCTATTCTACACATGCTATAATAAAACAAAATGTCAGATTGGAGTTGAAAAGATGATTAATACTTCTTGCTAATTATTTAAGGCTAATAAAACTGTTAAACGGTAGGAGCCGTTGTTTTGTTGTGCCTGTGCAAGAAGGTTATCTGCTTTTTCAACTTTTACTATACTTGAGCTGTGCTTTTTTATAAGCATTGTTTTGTCTTGTAGTGGTTGTAAGAATTAACTTTCTTGCGACCACTTTTTTAAGGAGGACAAAACAGTGTCATTAATTAACGTAAATAATTTAACTTTTTCCTATCCAGGATGCTATGAAAATATTTTTGAAAATGTAAACTTTCAGATTGATACAGATTGGAAATTAGGATTTATAGGAAGAAATGGAAAAGGCAAAACAACATTTTTGAATCTACTGTTGGGTAAATATGAATTTAGCGGAAAGATAACCTCCACCGTTAATTTTCAGTATTTTCCATTTCATGTTTCGGATACAACAATGAACGCACTTGATGTTGTGGAAAATTTAATTCCCGATTATGAATATTGGATGCTTATTCGTGAGCTGAATTATTTAGAGGTATCTGAAGAAATACTCTATCGTCCGTTCTCTACACTTTCAAACGGCGAACAGACCAAACTACTACTGGCTACATTGTTCTTAAAAGATAATTCTTTTTTGTTAATTGATGAGCCAACTAATCATCTCGATCAAAAAGGTAGAGAAATTGTAAGCAACTATCTGAATAAAAAGAAAGGGTTTATCCTTGTTTCACATGACCGTGCTTTTCTTGATAGTTCTGTGGATCATATTCTTTCTATCAATCGCACTTCAATAGAAATCCAACAAGGAAATTTTTCTTCTTGGTTTGAAAATAAAAAGCGTATAGATAATTTTGAAATTACTACAAATGAAAAACTAAAAAAGAAATTAGTCGATTAAAAACCAGCGCAAAAGAAAAAGCAACTTGGTCTCATCGTATTGAAGCATCAAAATTTGGAAGCGGATCAGCGGATAGAGGATATATAGGTCATAAAGCTGCAAAAATGATGAAACGGTCAAAGACGATTGAGAAGCACCAAAACGATGCGATTGAAGCAAAATCCAAACTTTTGAAGAACATTGAACCATCTGAATCACTTCAAATTCATCAGTTGAGTTTTTATAATGATACACTAATTACATTATCGGACATTTCGATTTTTTATAATGGTGTATCTGTTTGCGAAAAGATTGGATTTAATATTGAAATCGGTGATCGTGTAGCTTTGTGTGGCAAAAACGGAAGCGGTAAATCCAGCATTCTCAAACTGATATGTGGAGAATCAATTACTTTTAACGGGACATTGGAAAATAATAATCAGGTCAAAATATCCTATGTTTCCCAAAACACCGATGACTTACAAGGACACTTATCTGATTTCATCTATGATAACAGTATAGATGAAAACCTATTTAGATCAATGTTAATCAAGCTTGATTTTTCTCGTTCTCAATTTGAAAAAGAGATTCAATTTTTTAGTTCTGGACAGAAGAAAAAAATTCTTATCGCAAAAAGCTTGTGCGAAAAAGCTCATTTGCTTGTTTGGGATGAACCCCTTAACTATATTGATGTAATTTCAAGAATGCAGATAGAAAATCTGTTACTTGAGTTTAAACCTACAATAATTTTCGTAGAACATGATGCAATGTTCTGTAACAAAATTGCTACAAAGACTGTGCTATTGTAGTATTGTTATGAGCAAATATCTTAGTGAGTCTAAATCAGGGCTACTAAAGCTAATCTTGATTTCATCTAAAGTATAGGCAACCACTCTGTTTTAACAGTTTGGTTGCCTACTTTTTATTTCACCATCACAATCCAAGTATCGTCCAGAGTCTCCTTGCAAAAGGGCGGTGAGCGAATTTTTAGTTTCACGATTGATCTATCCTCTATTCATATTTAGAAGGTTGAAGCAAGTTTTTTACTATGTTAAAATTATTATAAATTTTTCTTCCTATTGAAAGTAGGTGATATTATAGAAAACACATATACAACGAATCAAGTTGCAATGATAATTGGTATACATCCGAACACAGTGAGAATGTATGAAGATTTAGATCTAATATCAAAACCTATGCGTAAAGAAAATGGATACCGTGTCTTTACAGATTTGCATCTTGAACAGTTCAAACTGGCTCGGACAGCTTTTCAGATTGAGGTACTTCAAAATGGGCTACGTAAAAAAGCAATTTCTATTGTTAAGCTGTCAGCATCATGTGAATTTGATAAAGCAATTAAACTAACGAAAGAGTATGTTTACTCAGTTCGAAATGAAATTCATAATGCCAATGAAGCGGTAGAAATAGTAAAAGAACTGCTTAAAGGAAGTAGCCAAGAAAATCGACAATCCTTAAAGAGAAAAGAAGTATCTGAGAAACTTGGAATATCAATGGATACTCTCCGAAATTGGGAAATGAATGGACTGTTTAAAGTCAAGCGAAAGGAAAACGGTTATCGTGTTTATACTGATGATGATATCAGAAAACTTAAAATAATCCGTTCGCTCAAATGTGCCAACTATTCCCTTTCTGCAATTCTACGTATGATGAATGCACTTGATAGAAATTCTAAAGCAGATATTAGCGCAGTATTGAATACACCAGATTATAACGAAGAGATCATATCAGCCTGTGATAGGCTAATTGTATCTTTGGGCAGTGCAAAAGAAAATGCAATTGCTATAAAATCAATGCTTTACGAAATGAAAAATAAATATTCAAACCCTCCACTTTAACACCAGACTTTTGTTTGGTGTTATTCTTTTTATATTACGAAAAGGAGGCTATGAAAATGGATGATATTATTAAGGTAGAAAATCTATCAAAATCATACGGACAGCTAAAAGCAGTAACTAACTTAAGCTTTACTGTAAAAAAAGGTACTGCTTTTGGATTGCTTGGAGCAAATGGAGCAGGTAAAAGCACGACAATTGAATGTATACTTGGAACAAAACCTATGGAAAATGGAGCAGTTTCAATTTTAGGATTAAATCCAAAAGCAAATCGGAAGGAATTGTTTCAAAATGTTGGTATTCAGTTTCAAGAGGCAAATTATCAAGAAAACATTCGTGTTGGAGAGCTTTGTGAGGTGACATCATCTCTTTATAAGAATGCCACCGATTATCTTACTCTACTTAAAAAATTCGGTATTGCTGACAAATCCAGAACCTTAGTAAAAGAACTATCAGGTGGTCAAAAGCAACGGTTGTTTATCATACTTGCACTTATTCCAAATCCAGAGGTGGTTTTTCTTGATGAGCTTACAACAGGTCTTGATGCACGAGCAAGACGAGATGTTTGGCATATTTTAAAAGAATTAAAGGATCAAGGACTCACTATTCTATTAACCTCTCATTTTATGGATGAGGTTGAAGTTCTTTGTGATGAAATATGTATCCTCAGAAAAGGTAATTTAGTTTTTTACGGTACAATCGAAGATGCCATTGCTGGAAGTCCTTATGATAAATTTGAGGATGCTTATCTTTGGTACACACATGAGGAGGCAGCAGAAAATGAAAACATTTAGTACAATGCTTAAAACAGAAATCAGACTATCGCTTCGTGGAATGGATATGTTTATTTTCGCTATTTGCATGCCAATTGTTGTACTTGTTGTACTTGGCGTTATTTATAGCAACAAGCCGGCCTTTGTGGGGGCTGATTACACATTTTTAGAACAATCATTTGGAGCAATAGCCACTATTGCTATCTGTGCTGGTGGAGTTATGGGCCTGCCGTTAGTTATTTCAGACTATCGAAGCAAGCATATTTTGAAAAGATTTAAGGTAACACCTGTGAAGCCTACAATTATCTTACTTGTTCAGGTTACAATCTATGCGCTTTACTCGTTAGTATCATTAGCCACACTGTTTATTGTCGCAACTGCATTTTTCAAGTTTCGTATGCAAGGCAGTATTTATCAGTTTATTCTCGGTTGGCTTTTAGTTATGATTTCAATGTTTTCTATCGGTATGATGGTGGGTGGCATTTCAAAGGATTCTAAAGTAGCGGGAATGGTTGCAAGTTTACTGTATTTTCCGATGCTGATTTTTTCGGGTGCAACTTTACCCTACGAAGTAATGCCAACTGCAATGCAAAAAATTGTTGATATTCTACCGCTTACACAAGGCATAAAGATATTGAAATCCGCTACACTTGGATTGCCTGTTGGTAATGCTATACTACCAATAATCATCATGATTGTTATCACATTTATTTGCTCATTAATCGCAATTAAGTTTTTTAAATGGGAGTGATAAGAAGTGAAATCGCCGGCATTTTGTAATCCACCTTAGTCACAGCTTGAGCTAATTTTAATCAATTTAAAAGAGGATAACTTCATAATTTTCGACGAGGTTATCCTCTTTCTTCTTAACATCATAATCCGAGTATAGACCAAATATACAGAGGGGCCGTTAATGTAAATAC is a genomic window containing:
- a CDS encoding MerR family transcriptional regulator; protein product: MENTYTTNQVAMIIGIHPNTVRMYEDLDLISKPMRKENGYRVFTDLHLEQFKLARTAFQIEVLQNGLRKKAISIVKLSASCEFDKAIKLTKEYVYSVRNEIHNANEAVEIVKELLKGSSQENRQSLKRKEVSEKLGISMDTLRNWEMNGLFKVKRKENGYRVYTDDDIRKLKIIRSLKCANYSLSAILRMMNALDRNSKADISAVLNTPDYNEEIISACDRLIVSLGSAKENAIAIKSMLYEMKNKYSNPPL
- a CDS encoding ABC transporter ATP-binding protein is translated as MDDIIKVENLSKSYGQLKAVTNLSFTVKKGTAFGLLGANGAGKSTTIECILGTKPMENGAVSILGLNPKANRKELFQNVGIQFQEANYQENIRVGELCEVTSSLYKNATDYLTLLKKFGIADKSRTLVKELSGGQKQRLFIILALIPNPEVVFLDELTTGLDARARRDVWHILKELKDQGLTILLTSHFMDEVEVLCDEICILRKGNLVFYGTIEDAIAGSPYDKFEDAYLWYTHEEAAENENI
- a CDS encoding ABC transporter permease, encoding MKTFSTMLKTEIRLSLRGMDMFIFAICMPIVVLVVLGVIYSNKPAFVGADYTFLEQSFGAIATIAICAGGVMGLPLVISDYRSKHILKRFKVTPVKPTIILLVQVTIYALYSLVSLATLFIVATAFFKFRMQGSIYQFILGWLLVMISMFSIGMMVGGISKDSKVAGMVASLLYFPMLIFSGATLPYEVMPTAMQKIVDILPLTQGIKILKSATLGLPVGNAILPIIIMIVITFICSLIAIKFFKWE